The Oncorhynchus masou masou isolate Uvic2021 chromosome 2, UVic_Omas_1.1, whole genome shotgun sequence genomic sequence tgtggtgcaacgtggcgttggtggatggagcgagacatgatgtcccagatgtgctcaattggattcaggtctggggaacgggcgggccagtccatagcatcaatgccttcctcttgcaggaactgctgacacactccagccacatgaggtctagcattgtcttgcattaggaggaacccagggccaaccgcaccagcatatggtctcacaaggggtctgaggatctcatctcggtacctaatggcagtcaggctacctctggcgagcacatggagggctgtgcggccccccaaagaaatgccaccccacaccatgactgacccaccgccaaaccggtcatgctggaggatgttgcaggcagcagaacgttctccacagcgtctccagaatCTGTCACGACTGTCatatgtgctcagtgtgaacctgctttcatctgtgaagagcacaggggcgccagtggcgaatttgccaatcttggtgccctctggcaaatgccaaacagtgttgggctgtaagcacaacccccacctgtggacgtcgggccctcataccaccctcatggagtctgtttctgaccgtttgagcagacacatgcacatttgtggcctgctggaggtcattttgcagggctctggcagtgctcctccttgcacaaaggcggaggtagcggtcctgctgctgggttgttgccctcctacggcctcctccacgtctcctgatgtactggcctgtctcctggtagcgcctccatgctctggacactatgctgacagacacagcaaaccttcttgccacagctcgcattgatgtgccatcctggatgcactacctgagccacttgtgtgggttgtagactccgtctcatgctaccactagagtgaaagcaccggcagcattcaaaagtgaccaaaacatcaaccaggaagcataggaactgagaagtggtctgtggtcaccacctgcagaaccactcctttattgggggtgtcttgctaattgcctataaattccacctgttgtctattccatttgcacaacagcgtgtgaaatttattgtcaatcagtgtttttttttacctttattttactaggcaagtcagttaagaacaaattcttattttcaatgacggcctaggaacagtgggttaactgcctgttcaggggcagaacgacagattttgtatcttgtcagcttggggatttgaacttgcaacctttcggttactagtccaacgctctaaccactaggctacccggttAACACCAGTATCAGTCTtttagctatgtgtgtgtgtgtcgttttaCTTTGTGTATATGTCTTGTGTGTTTACCTCTGTGTGTAGGTGTTGGGGGGTCAGTGGAACAGCTCTGACCGGCGTGAGCCCTGCCTCGCTGTCTGAGCTCACGACCTTCTCATCCAGGAAGGTCTCCATGTTCTGCTCCAGTGTCTGATTGGCTGCGGCGGCCACGGAGCTCCCAGGTGTGTTGACAAACTCAGGGTCCAGGTGGAGGGCTCGGGGCGAGGGACGGTTGGAGAGGAGTCCCCCGCGACGCGCCTTCAGACGCGCCTGGAGGATCTCACACAGCTTAGGAGACGTGtcctggaggagagaagagaaagaggtggGTGAGCTTCGTATGACCGTTGCTATTACTATTTAACATGCTTCTTTATTTGTATGACATTGCCAAAGTTCTCTGCTAGTGACATGTCACCTCACATTCTGGTCAAAGTCGGTACAACTGAGCTGCGCAGAGGTATCGGGTAAAGAACAAGTCTTACCCTGGTGCTGGGGTCAATCCTCTTGGCCTTGGAGGGGCTTTCCTCGGAGGGTCTCTTTGAACACACACGTTTTAGTGACGAGGGGCTGATGGTTGGCAGGTTGTTCGTAGCAGGCGAGTGGCCGTGCACTGTGGCATCACTCGGGCTCCGCCCCGTCTTATCCTCGAAGGTCATGGAGCGCACAGCGAGGCTGGTTGGCTGAGGCCGGGTTAGGGGGTGTGGCCTGAAGGAGTGGTGCATATAGATGGCGTAGGGTCCACCTCCCTGGAGTTGGGGCAGCAGCACAGGGATGAGGGGTGAACACTGGGCAGGGTGGAAGGACATTGCCCCAGTAGGTTGGGgggtgaactgttcctgtggggTGAGGTGGACAGTGCTGGCATGGGGTTCTGTGGGTGTTAATACTGGTGGCTGGGGAGCTCCTGGCTTTTTAGCAGCTTTCTGTTCATGATCTGGCACTGCCTCAGTCACAGTAACTGCAGGCTTAGGTGTCCTGTCAACAACCCTGGAACAAGACAAGACTCATTGTAACATCTGACGGTCTGAGTTGATGTTAACAAGAAAATGTAGAATACTTCTGGTTTATTTAGAAGACTAAAGGATACGATACTGCAATGAGAATCAGGCAGCACTTACTTGTTTGATTGCCGGTCAAGCTGCATCTTACAGATTGCCGCTAGTTGGGCCATTTTGGTGGGAAAGAACTCGCTGCTCGAGGAATcatctgaaaaaaaaaaaaaaaaacagaagctAATCTAGACACCCAACTCTCTCTTAAAAACATCTGAACACTACATCTCCCAGACTCTAATGTCTCTATCTCCCAGGACTTACTCTTGACAGGGCTGGTGGGGGCCGAGTTGATCTTGCGCCGGTCTTCCTGGATGCTCTTGGCCAGTTTGATGAGGGAGGGGTGGCGGGTGAAGCTGTGTTTGCTCCCCGGAGAGGAAAAGAGATTTTTGGCACAGTTGTCTATGGAGGTACGAGACTCAAGTGTCCTCTTGGCAGTGGCTGTAGTGGCAGCGGTCTCTATGTTTGAAATGAAACACAAGACAAGATTTAGTCTGGTGAACTGGGAGAGGCAGGTTGGACACCATTACAGATTAAATGGTTCTGACTTAAAGCTCATATAAAACACTAGGTTGTATAGCAAAGGTTCAGCATAGCTTCAATGGCACAGGGTACTTCTATATAATGTAGAAATCGAGGACATGTGATGCCTATAAAAAGCCTTGTGATAGTGTTATTATGTATGGTAACCCCTTCAAGTGAAGTATTATTGGGAAGACTGTGTGTTCTGATAAGTACTTACCCTTCACACTGGGGAAGTCTTCAGGGCCGGTCCATTCAAAGGCTGGCTTCCTTCCCCTTTCCTCTGTCACGTGGACCTTCTCTATCAGCTTCAGGCTCCGCAGCACATTGGCTATATCATACAGCCTGCGGACCTTAGCTGCaaacacgcagacacacgcacagtCAAACATTAGACTCGTCACCAGATAAAGACCGTACGGTCTTAACACACTTGGTTGGAGCATCTCGATGTGCAGAATCGTACTTATTGCGCCAACTACACACTCAACTTTTAACCATAAAGCTTGTGTGTCCAAGCTAGAAACGTGCTGATAGAACACAGGATGTGCCAGAGGCGTGAAGGACTGCTTTGCCCACATGGACTCAACACTCACTCTTGAACTTGCTCTTGTCCTGATCAGCCACCCGGTCCTCTCCAATGAGGATCCTGGCAGCCACCTCCAAACTGACCACCCGAGGCGTGGACACCAGGAACAACATGACAAACTTCTGGCTCATCACCCTCAGAGACTTGTCCTTCCTGCTGTTCACCGAGGCTGGAGAGAACACAGGTGAATAATAGCAAGGTTATTATATAGCCAAGACCATGGTCACTCCGTTCAGCCCACTAAAACAAGAAATATCTACAGGGAAAACCTTTTCTTCTACAAAAGCCTTGCAGTACAGGACCAATCAATTGCATGCTACATATTACGAACCATTGTAGTAATAGCTCACCTGCTTTAAACTCCACCCCAGGAAGCTCCACAAAGAACATCTCTTTCtggccccctcctcctcctccctccacttcccCCACCTCCTCATTCTCCTTCTCGTCGCCGTCCGAGTCAAACTCCCTTTCCAGGCTGC encodes the following:
- the LOC135505904 gene encoding transcription factor E2F8-like isoform X2; translation: MGPLTTPTKGKETGPSEPWTPTSNLKMLISAASPEIRNREKELCMDPEGGDAMDPELGEEGEKQISRKEKSLGLLCHKFLARYPDYPNPALNNDISLDDVAAELNVERRRIYDIMNVLESLHIVSRLAKNRYTWHGRANLPQTLAKLRQVGEEHRYGQQMQQIRQRSLEREFDSDGDEKENEEVGEVEGGGGGGQKEMFFVELPGVEFKAASVNSRKDKSLRVMSQKFVMLFLVSTPRVVSLEVAARILIGEDRVADQDKSKFKTKVRRLYDIANVLRSLKLIEKVHVTEERGRKPAFEWTGPEDFPSVKETAATTATAKRTLESRTSIDNCAKNLFSSPGSKHSFTRHPSLIKLAKSIQEDRRKINSAPTSPVKNDSSSSEFFPTKMAQLAAICKMQLDRQSNKVVDRTPKPAVTVTEAVPDHEQKAAKKPGAPQPPVLTPTEPHASTVHLTPQEQFTPQPTGAMSFHPAQCSPLIPVLLPQLQGGGPYAIYMHHSFRPHPLTRPQPTSLAVRSMTFEDKTGRSPSDATVHGHSPATNNLPTISPSSLKRVCSKRPSEESPSKAKRIDPSTRDTSPKLCEILQARLKARRGGLLSNRPSPRALHLDPEFVNTPGSSVAAAANQTLEQNMETFLDEKVVSSDSEAGLTPVRAVPLTPQHLHTETLIPTGYLIPISQQSPFSYKDIHNPESSKASTPTYIYHTPTAGSRPPPIQELTPTSLSLHRPPPASPFSAQGHRFHSPSPAILNFTLQNLGLIPGPGSVPACSPGTAQTPEHPSSVPLPPHLGLHQKGGMVFVKPMSPVPVQHQMTGPDGQPLRLISLQQSIAPPLQLTTPKGTVLAQHSFFHTPVSLSPLATVVTTSQGHTAPAGAKTVYIPQRKLEVTTEDT
- the LOC135505904 gene encoding transcription factor E2F8-like isoform X1, which produces MSSTLPKSQNLSHKTQTTTSNHKGNVFAEPQALTTTPRKVSTQGTVLTEIQSNMGPLTTPTKGKETGPSEPWTPTSNLKMLISAASPEIRNREKELCMDPEGGDAMDPELGEEGEKQISRKEKSLGLLCHKFLARYPDYPNPALNNDISLDDVAAELNVERRRIYDIMNVLESLHIVSRLAKNRYTWHGRANLPQTLAKLRQVGEEHRYGQQMQQIRQRSLEREFDSDGDEKENEEVGEVEGGGGGGQKEMFFVELPGVEFKAASVNSRKDKSLRVMSQKFVMLFLVSTPRVVSLEVAARILIGEDRVADQDKSKFKTKVRRLYDIANVLRSLKLIEKVHVTEERGRKPAFEWTGPEDFPSVKETAATTATAKRTLESRTSIDNCAKNLFSSPGSKHSFTRHPSLIKLAKSIQEDRRKINSAPTSPVKNDSSSSEFFPTKMAQLAAICKMQLDRQSNKVVDRTPKPAVTVTEAVPDHEQKAAKKPGAPQPPVLTPTEPHASTVHLTPQEQFTPQPTGAMSFHPAQCSPLIPVLLPQLQGGGPYAIYMHHSFRPHPLTRPQPTSLAVRSMTFEDKTGRSPSDATVHGHSPATNNLPTISPSSLKRVCSKRPSEESPSKAKRIDPSTRDTSPKLCEILQARLKARRGGLLSNRPSPRALHLDPEFVNTPGSSVAAAANQTLEQNMETFLDEKVVSSDSEAGLTPVRAVPLTPQHLHTETLIPTGYLIPISQQSPFSYKDIHNPESSKASTPTYIYHTPTAGSRPPPIQELTPTSLSLHRPPPASPFSAQGHRFHSPSPAILNFTLQNLGLIPGPGSVPACSPGTAQTPEHPSSVPLPPHLGLHQKGGMVFVKPMSPVPVQHQMTGPDGQPLRLISLQQSIAPPLQLTTPKGTVLAQHSFFHTPVSLSPLATVVTTSQGHTAPAGAKTVYIPQRKLEVTTEDT